Proteins from a single region of Sediminitomix flava:
- a CDS encoding leucine-rich repeat domain-containing protein, translating to MELNAIENKVLNDLKIKQEETFVKIENGHVIELNLSDKGLPVFPKELVALEKLEKINLSKNKLWNFPLELTQFKHLKEVTISNNKLWELPSEVAEIPSLRVLDLKENELWKLPNSIGRLEKLEVLELGGNPLQELADEVGNLAQLNTLDISTTKLWRLPDTLGKLKSLKRLDLSNNQFKEAPSVIEELSSLEELNLSKNQLWELPDWLENLVKLKTLEASDNKIWGLVDNLKKLTKLSNINLKGNKILNLPNWAKAITKN from the coding sequence GTGGAACTGAACGCAATTGAGAATAAAGTCCTAAATGACTTAAAGATAAAGCAAGAGGAAACTTTTGTGAAAATTGAAAATGGACATGTAATTGAGTTGAACTTATCAGACAAAGGATTACCTGTCTTCCCTAAAGAGTTGGTTGCTCTTGAAAAACTTGAAAAAATTAACCTATCTAAAAATAAACTTTGGAACTTTCCACTGGAGCTTACCCAATTTAAACACCTCAAAGAAGTAACGATTAGTAACAATAAGTTATGGGAATTACCTTCTGAAGTAGCTGAAATTCCTTCGTTACGAGTATTAGACCTTAAAGAAAATGAGCTTTGGAAATTACCAAATAGTATTGGTCGTTTAGAAAAACTTGAAGTTTTGGAACTTGGAGGAAATCCATTACAGGAACTGGCTGATGAAGTCGGAAATTTAGCTCAGCTTAATACGCTAGATATTAGTACGACCAAACTTTGGAGGTTACCTGATACTCTAGGAAAGTTGAAGTCTTTAAAAAGATTAGACCTTTCAAATAATCAGTTTAAAGAAGCTCCTTCCGTGATTGAAGAACTTAGCTCGTTAGAGGAACTTAACCTTTCTAAAAACCAGCTTTGGGAATTACCAGATTGGTTAGAAAACTTAGTTAAACTGAAAACTCTGGAAGCTTCAGACAATAAAATTTGGGGACTTGTAGATAACTTAAAGAAACTTACTAAACTTAGTAACATTAATCTGAAAGGAAATAAGATTCTTAATTTGCCAAATTGGGCAAAAGCAATTACTAAGAATTAA
- a CDS encoding porin family protein, giving the protein MKSIFTMLLCVIGVSVSFAQESSNPLSFGVKGGANVTALRVENPDGGFVAGGFGGLYTNYRVSEKFAVQLEVQYGQHGVYSNVNSDVTIPASMISPDLPQNMFGTMETLGRVNIRTEYLSIPVVAQYYLGEKKNFAIEAGAVFSFLTRSEVEFDGTSQVKDIHLLVDGNQVPAGIDDIDITETTANSIEEGTQFKKFDFALTAGAAYYIPNTNFNINSRVVYGLTDVADNTTPDDWKKTINFQFGLGYTF; this is encoded by the coding sequence ATGAAATCAATTTTCACAATGTTATTGTGCGTGATCGGTGTGTCCGTATCATTCGCACAAGAATCTTCTAACCCATTATCATTTGGTGTAAAAGGTGGTGCTAACGTAACAGCTTTAAGAGTAGAAAATCCTGACGGTGGCTTTGTAGCTGGCGGATTTGGAGGACTCTACACAAATTACCGTGTTTCAGAAAAATTTGCGGTTCAGCTAGAAGTGCAATACGGACAACATGGTGTGTACTCAAATGTAAATTCTGATGTGACTATTCCTGCATCAATGATTAGCCCTGATCTTCCTCAAAATATGTTTGGTACAATGGAAACTCTTGGTAGAGTTAACATCAGAACTGAATACCTTTCAATCCCTGTAGTAGCGCAGTATTACTTAGGAGAAAAAAAGAATTTTGCAATTGAAGCCGGAGCGGTATTTAGTTTCTTGACAAGATCAGAAGTAGAATTTGATGGCACTTCACAAGTAAAAGACATCCATTTGTTAGTAGATGGTAACCAAGTTCCTGCTGGTATCGATGATATTGATATCACAGAAACAACAGCAAACTCTATTGAGGAAGGTACTCAATTCAAGAAATTTGACTTTGCTTTGACTGCTGGTGCTGCCTATTATATTCCAAATACGAACTTCAACATCAACTCAAGAGTAGTATACGGGCTTACAGATGTAGCAGATAATACAACTCCAGATGATTGGAAAAAGACTATAAACTTCCAGTTTGGCTTAGGTTATACTTTCTAA